The stretch of DNA CGTTTGTTCCTTACTTTGAATTTCTTGAAGCACGGTCTAAGAAAAGATAACACTATCGAGGACCCTTTGTGCCTTACATTTATTTAGTAGTCTCGTCTGTTATTTCGGAAATGTAGCAAAATTGTACAGTTTGATGTCTCAATAAgtaatgaaacaaaaaattgaTAGTTGAACCAttcatcaaaaaaaaaaaaaaaaaaaggaaaatactACTGATTTCTTTGCATAAGTGGATTCTTATACTCAGaacatttttcagtattttgTAGCAATAAAATTAGAAATACATACAGGGTGCGGTTGAGTAACAAGTGGGTACGAGATGATTCCTTatgagaaaataagaaaaaaatatagaataaagtTTTTTCATCCGAactttcgtttccgagaaaatcgagtttggattcgtctgacgcgtctgattattaccaaccaattctacttaccGCATACACCGCGGAACCGACGGatttttaaactcgattttctcgaaaacaaagccttccTTTTTTCGATTTATACTTACTGTGCCGCTTTATTAAATTCTCGAAATAATTGGATGAAAGATGACCGAAGTCGTGAGTAATTTCGTTTGCTTGAACGAAGGCTAGGAACTTCTAATTACTGTGTCGCTGAGTTTTTAATTGCGTTATCGAATTACATCAAGTGCTTCGTAGACAACGGTTCCCGGAGAAAATATGCAGGCTTCTTCTAACATTAACCGGAAACTATACTTATATACACTTATAGTAATTATTCCGAGTTTAGTACTCGGTACTTAATGCTTATACTTTGAGCTTAGCACTCAGAGCTTAGTACTCATTTCGAGCTTAGTACTCGGTACTTAGTACTCATATTCTGAGCTCAGTACTCAGAACTTAGTATACTCATATTTCAAACTTAATACTCGGAACTTGTATTGGGAACATAGTACTCATTTCGAGATCAGAACTCGGGGCTTAGTATTCATTCTGAGCTTAGTACTCATACTTTGATCTTAGCACTCGAAACTTTGTATTCGAAACATGGTACTAATTTATTTCGAGATTAGTACTCGAAATGTTGCCGGTCAAGAAGTTTAGTTTTTACCGTCATAATAAAAAGGAATGAAGATAAATTTTGTTAAACATGAGACGGTACCcaggaagaaaaatttctttttcacggaAACCTGTAATAATCACCTGCCAGTGATCGAATCGATTTATCGAACCGAAAATAGTTAAAATTTGTTACAAAGCGTAATCAACGAGGCAATATTCATTAATTTGCATGCGTTTCTAAGGCAAAGCTGTTCAATATCTTACCTTCCTCTTTGATCGAGCCATTCTTTTATCTCTCACATTTTCTGCTTCCCCGGGCGGCCTTTTGCCCCACACCACGACAGCTATACTAGCGTACGTAAATACAAGGACCACTATTGGTATCACGTACTGGAGAACCAATAAGGCTATGGAGTAATAATATCTGAAACACACATGTACGTGTTAGTTGTTATCCGACGTAGTAAGTATAATAGGGAAGCGCAGTGCGATAGAATGGGTGAAAGGCCACTGCACGTTTTATTAGATTCTCACATACTATGAAACGTACGATTTCTAACGATAACGTCAAACAAACATACTTCCTTctctaaataaaattgattaaaccAAGCactatttttgtaacaaaaacaaaaaaagtagTCACTATTTCTGCACGATTTATTGTTAATTTCGTACTATTTTACTTGACAagtgaaaaagaaaatggaggTCGTCGCGAAAATTAAGGTACAGTTCTTCTATAAAGTAGAAGAACAATTTCCTCTAGATCGACTGTTCGCAAATATGTAACCGATCGACAAAGGACCACGAATGAATTCGTGCACCTAATATTAAACTAAGAAATGTAGGGCACATCAGGACGACTGTTCAAAAGGAATCTAAATTTGCTCTGTGAAGCTTTGTTTTTAGAAGAATCGTACTTGGAAACTCATTTAACTTTTGACAAAGGAACCTCGCCATTTTCGTACGATTCAATTCTGTTTCCGGGTGATTATTATagtgaaaaacaaataaattaacTTCTAAGAGTAGCAGCATCTACTTTCTAGCAAGTTTATTAATCGAGTTTTAAATAACTCTCTTGTGTGTACAAgaagttttataattttttgtctaTATAACAGACTATACCTGATACATTTTATGCAGGAATCTTTATTTTACGTTTCCTATATGTTTTTATATTGGACATTTTCTATTGGAAGCAGCGTCTTTTCAATGGTGAACATATTTAACATAAATCGTGAAATTACTTTATCATGCATTACCTATTTTCTGTCGACGGCCATACTTCTTCGCAGAGATAGTGATTGCATACTATGTACTGTAGCGATGGTTGTGTCAGTTTCGATACGATGGGCAGTGGAGTTGATATTGCTAACGCAAGCAACCAAACAGACAGAATCAAAAACTGAGCCTGCCGTTTGCTCAGTTTTGGCTTCAAGGGCCACATGATGGCTCTATAGCGATCTATACTTATAGCCACGAGGGTGTATGCGCTCACTAGGACCGATACTGCCTGGAAATAGAATACGTGATTATGTTATTAGCCTGCGGAAATTATTCGCAACGTCTgcttataattaaaaataaagtgtaGACGTACAATAAAGACAACTGAAATCAGAACCACTTAATATCTCAAAAATCGACTCTGTAACATACCTTTCTGTAAAACACATGCACGCTCAAGATGCGTCACTCAGAATATCCCATATATCAAGTGATCCCGTAAGTAATGAGACGGGGAGAATAAGTTTTTTACTTATCGGATTTAAATGATGAATGCTAAAAACGAGGATTCAGTCACGACCCGAGACACTGGAATCGATAAACGATTTTCACAAACGAATCGGTGTCTGCAAACACTGGAATTTTGGGTAGATGTTTTTCAGGACACGAGCTTTGTTAACGATGAGAGCACGCCATTAGTCGTCAGGCGTCACCAGGGTagcgtcgtcgttgtcgttagCGGTCTAACAAGCAAAGCTAGTGATCTGAACCAGTGATTTTTGTGGTTTTCGACAGCATTAAGCTCGAATTCCGTTGCTCAATTATGCGTGCGAAATGCTCGTTATTATTTCCATGTCGGTAATCAAAACGTTCTCCATGCCCATTCCTTTAATCTCTAAATGCATTCAAACGTAGTGCTTCACTTAATATGACTCGAACTCGAGCTTTGCtttcaatataattttttaagtaataaatcaatataaaaattatcaaTTTACATATTTGAACTTACTAATACAGTTGGTGATTAAATGATTACAGCCACTTGCACAAATGGACGTGTTGCTGTTAAATCAAccagtttttaaataaaactgtacaccgaataatttttattcttctATGAAATTTACATTTCCAACCTGTAAATATACTGGCTCTAATTGGTTCTCCTAGATTACAACTTGATTGAAAATCACTTCTCACTTCTACAAGgcattttatacagggtgtcccagtgttgatggtacaaccgtgtggggggggggggggttgattctaggtgagaaaataagtcgaaaatacggaataaatttttctcgctcgaggctttgttttcgagaaaatcgaatttgaagaTCCGTCAGGTTTGCGTGCCTAGCATTCGTAAGAAGTAGAATGAGTCGGTgatgatcagacacgtcagacgTTTCCTGTTCAATAGTCTGCGAGTTCGGCGAATTTTctaactcgattttctcgaatacaaggcgtcaaatgaaaaaaattcatttcacattttcgacttattttctcatgcaaAATCACCCCCTCCACCGTTCAATTaataccgggacaccctgtattatttGTGCTTGGTCTGGGTTAGACTAACAATAAGAAGCTACTGTTACGAATCAGAAATTTCAtatacgagaaagaaaaatgtttgaattcaTTTGTTGGTACTGTACGGGTGCAGAGAAGTTGCTCCACTTGCTTGCAAAGTTTCATCATTTTCTGAACGACGGATGCCATAATTTCGTTTGACGAAAGATAAACGCCGGCCTCTATCGATGATAACAGACTATTTCCTTTGCGACGGGCGTCCTTTGTGGACGCTACGACAACATCGATACCGCGGACTCCATACGAAATAGCAGATTATCGACGAATTTCGAGAAAGCTCCAAGTTTCCGCAAAGGAAACTTCGCTGATGCCGGACGTAACATGGTTACACGAGTTTCCGCGTAAACTGCCGTGAATTGGCCGCAGGGGGGCAGGAACTGCGGGATTTTATGTGCCACGAAATCGCATACGAAACGAAACGTTGGACAACAATGCGATGTAACAAGTCTCGAATCCTGTCCGTTATTGAAATCGACTCATTTCCCTGCTATTTTCATTTCTCGCTACCATGGCTAATCTAAACACTCGATTCAAGGATGTTTAACCTTTTCCCAAATAGCAACTAGTCCGTGTTGAAtaaactgcggatgtttacgcaAATTAAGAATTGTCTGCATTGAATGAGAGACGCTGGAGCCGCATACACAGACATTTAccgtgactcccattaatatacGGACAGTCTTAAACAGACTTGAATTCTTTTGAGAAGTGAGAgcgattagtttagtacatgaTGCGGAAACAAAATTTCTTCAAATATTGCAAACTATCGGAATTGcacagaaaatactaaaagttgtgtttTACGACATTCTTATGTGGACTTATACTCTACACGGACTCAAACAGACATTATCTAAATGACACTAAAGaagatataatttgaactgtatttagtggtttaattgacggtatgcagtgcgccttcggccgcgcggtcacaagaaaatagtagtcatacacgatctatgtcacagcacggagcCGAGTATTGCGCTTAGACCAGGACTTTACTCGGTagtattttttagaaaattccaTTGAAACAGAAAATCGGAGAAGAATCCTGTTTATATCTGACTGACCCTCGTTAGTACGGTCCGAAAGTGTTCGAACGGTTGTTTGATGAACAAGCTTGTCCAAATGATCGCTTAAGCTTCTGTGAACTTGCCCAGCTGAAAAGGATTAATGGAACAACGACTGTATACAAGTAGGCCTGATTGGCTTTTTATCTTCCCTTTTTCGGTAAACAGTGAGCAGTGCAATGGATCAAATGGCTTTGAACGACTGTTTGCAACACCGACCTTTACAGTTAACGAACTAGTTACATTATAATCGAAAAGCTTGATTTTGGTAACCTTTTCATCTTCTTATAATGGTATTATTGCAAAATTAGTAcctcacaaaataaataataatatctttcttcttttcataatataaattaattattaaatattataataatttgataatcataaatatttttaatctgctTACTTCTAAATTGCGTCTACTCTAATCATGACCTCGAATCATGGCTACTGTGACCTTGAGcagtcaaaataaattttttatttcttcctttatcgtaaacatttttttaatcacaGAATTTCTATTTACTTTTGGTTCTCAAGGCCACATAAAAGTCATGGTATTATAGGTACTCCGCTCAAACAGGCAATCATCAATGATTTGCAACAATATACGCATTAAGGTTACCAACAAGCATGGTGCGATCTCATTGAAATATTAGGTTGTCCGAaaagttcgtttcgtttttGATTCTTATTCGAACAGTGCAAATTCAATCtagttttttttctttcttaagaaTGTAAATTGCGAGGCAGTGCAAAATGAAGCTTAGGAAGCAAGAAAACGTTAACGAACGGATGATCGTCacgttgtttgcaataacacactCGTGTTGATGTTGAACGTACACattgcgaaagaaacttttgaGGCAGCTGCTAATAAAAGCAACGATTCGCCACGGAGTCGACAAGTATAATACGTAGAAACGATTGTGCGTAGATACCTGGAGGAAGTTGACGATAGGACAAAGCTTCGGGCCAAACGGCCAATACTGCAACACGAAAAGGCTGACGAAACTGGGCGGCACGCAGAAGAAGGCCATCAGGATGTCGCTGACGGCTAGGTTCACGATGAACAAGTTCGTCACGGTTTTCATCCGGACATCACTGTGCACGACGTAGCAGACCAGACCGTTGCCCGTCAACGCGACAATGAAGACGGCACCGTACAAGAAATAAATGATGCACATGAACCAGCTCGTCGAGAAGAGACTGTACGATCCCTCGAAATAGTTGCACGTGATTTCGAGTTCTAACAGCGTCGAGTTCGAGCCATTGTAGATCTGCAGGATGTGCACGGTGTGGTTTTCTTCGCCGTAGCTCATGGTTGCAGCAACACGTCTCTCAGTGCATGCTGACCTAACAGTAGAATCATTGGATGGTTAAAATACTATCTGATTTCTGCGATCAATTCAgctttctcaaaaaaaaaaaaaaaaagaagaatgagAAAAGGTATGAGCAGATTGAACGAAAGATGTTCTGTTTTagtggaataatttttttacaggaatgcctcgatacatgtgacgacttaatattatattattaatattcggacggTTTACATTTCATTGACCCTTTCGGCTATTTTTGTACAATCAATACATTGCGGCCAATTATAATAATCCAGTGACAAAACTTACTCGTTCTTAATTTCGTCGtttctttatgaaaaatttttCCCACGTATTCGTGACGCtgttctgattgaaacgacactaaacacgacacaatttggacgATATTTACTCATTCAATTCACGATATTCCAGAACCTCGATCTCCATTAATTTAGACGAGTGAATATCATCCAAATTGTGTCACGTTTGGTGTCAtctcaatcagaaaaatgtcacgaatacgttGGTAGATTTGACCTTGAGATCACCTAAACGCTTGCACATGCAGCCGCATGCATGAAAAGATTTCCCTCCCGAAACGGAACACCTTTCATTCGATCAACTTCCGCGTCTGTtctattttttaagaaaactcaTTCGATCATTTCGGTAATTTGTTTGCTTCAGTGCCGAAACTCAAAAACAGAAAAACGGTCAAATGGCTTACCGCTTCGCGAGATTAATAAGTTTATGTTGAACTTGTTAGCGAGTGAACGCCTCGGGAAAGTCGGGCCGCGGACGCTGCGATGCAGGGAGTTTTGCCGCTAATGGAACGTGCATTCTGCATTTCAAACGAAGAGCGAAGTTCGTTCGTAAAAGATTCGAGAGAGGCCCGGGGCCTCGGGACATGTATCCGACGTCTGCGCCGTCGCGTTTACGGTAAATAGACACGCTAATTGTAAGTAACGAAGAGAGTACTTTCGCAGAATGCGACTGAACAACCACGCGTCGCTAATTAATATTGTATCCCCTGCGCTCGGCACTGTTCGAGCGAAAAAGCTGTTTGTTCGTTGTCGAGGGTAGTTAGGTAAAAATCTTCCCTTCCTTCCGCGAAACAAAACGTTTTTCCAGGAACGTCGTCTTATTACTCTTAAAAAGATGAAACTGGATCTTTCTTACATAAATCGATTCCCTCCGTCGTTCCACGTATAATTGGTAGAAGGTAATCTCGGAAAAATTCTATACAACACGCTGACGGTATAGTCAGACTCTGTTGCTGCATGCAAACGTTTTTCAGGTCAACTTAAAATGCTGTTGAAACGAAACTTGTTCTTTGCTCAAAGATTCAAATCAATTATAAATACACCGAGACGCTAAGGAAATTTACCATGGTTTTAAATTACCAATGGAGGTATAGTATGCAGTTTATAGTTCGATGTTTTAATTAGACTCTGAAACTGCGTGCAATCATTTTTCAGACCAATTTAATGTTGCGTTGAACGGAAACCTGTTCTTTATTCAAGGATTTAGTTGCACTGCAAATCAACTGTGAAGTTAAGGAAACTTGAAATGTTTTGAAATCATCGAGAAGTATATAATTTCTGTATACTCTGGTAAGAAACTTTCATGTAGTTGCGAGCATAGTTCAGTTTCTAGCGAACTTCCGACGGTAAATATTGAACAATTATTATGGGCTAATGAGCTGTTATTACAGAAGACGAAATTCAGTTGCAAGATTAATAAGAGTCGCGAAACGAATTGCATAATGTTCGAATGAGCATAAATTTTCATGCGGGAGACAGTCCGTGATAATACTTGACGATCCAAATATAGTTGGCAATCTTCGCAATACACAAATTAAACGCAAATTAAAATGTCGGCGTGGGAGTGTTCTTGATTTCggctaaattaaaaaaatttaaatgtcAATAAATGTCAATATTTGCTACAACGAGAGTGTcattagcagactgcggattttatgcacatataataaaaatgaataggtgaaatACCAGAGACAAACTTTTACGTATCTCCTATTTGTTGTAATcgacacaaacaatttttattttgtataaagattcgcagtaTAGTCGTCAGCATTTTTGCAACCGTTTGCTTCGggttgaaaagaaattttgaacttCAAACAATTTCTGATGGCATTAACATCTCGGTAACATTTGCATAAATCGATCATAATCATGTATGAGATCGCACGAAGTACAGTGGGAACTCGATTAACCGGGTCGCGGTTACCAAAGGTCTGGATTATATAGTCGCATGATTGTCCAGAGAATGTGATCTCGTTTCGGGGTTGTTGTGTACAGGGTGATCCAGAAAAACAGGATGGCAGGTTAATCTAATTAGCTCGAAATGGGCCGAAAATAAATGGTTGGAAATTTCCAAATGCATACTGGTCGCCTAAATCGTGCCTTGGGAATCAATTCGTTGTTATTTATTATGTGCAACAGCCAGCAATAAATATGGTACAGTAATATCGAACGAcataattattttgtttttaattgtcttttaatgaaatttccacCAATATATTAGCAATATTTTTCTGACTAAACGAGACCAATCTCaatcaaagaatttttttcagaaaaactgttAAACCTCATGCATTggaattttgcacacatatttgtCGGTGTTAGAGGTGCATACGttaattttttcaaagtaaagATAGTGCGAATTGcaggagttatatatttttctgtagAGCACGTTTTGCAAAATATGTATTGACTGTTGCCATGATTCTTTACAAAATGGTGGCATTTTGAACTCAAATTACTGATTTCTTTGATATTTTCCTTCCTATAACATTTCGTCCTAAACAATCCTAAACAATCGTGATTTTATCTGcttatttttcttataaatgcataaaatctagtaataatatattaatatgtcTTTAGCGTTATTTTACTAGAAAATCAGGTCGACATTTTAGTATTATGCAAACAAAATGGTTCGATGACATAAACGACGGCCAGTTCTCCGAGAATAGAACCAAATAACGTTCGGAGATAAAAATAGAGTGGAAATGAGTAAAATGTGAATTTTACGTAAGTAAAAACTTTAATATCTGTTCATTTAATATCGTTTCTCTCGATCGATCTTTACTTCTCGGCATGTTCTTGATTAACAGTTCCTTCATTCCTTTTGGCCTTGCAAAATGGGAATCTTGTGTCTCGCGAAATTGCCGATAATTTAAAAGGAACAAATAAAACACATATGTATTTGGAAAAGAAAAGTTAGAAATTCGGAAcagtaatttctttttaaaaatctccATTTGTTCTTTCCATTAGTATTTTAAAATGTGTTAAAATTACGCATTCacaacgaataaaaaaaaaatgtgaaacgtaCCATTAATTCAGAGTCAGTGTTGTCAGAAAATGTGTTAAGTTGATCGAAGGgttgaataattattattattacttcataataataattttattacttcAGTTATTACTTCATGCTTGGAAATTATACATGTCCGGATTGATCACGGttggataaaatttaaattcaaattggAACGCCGGTTTATTAACACAACGAGAATGTTGCCCGAATAATTTCAGTTAATTTAGACGTCACTTAACTTTAATTTCACCTACTGTGGAAATATCGAAGTATGCAATATTTTGcacatttaaattttttaatagctTCGATTAAAATGTATGATTACATTCAgagtcgtcagatcaagacttgttcccccacacTAATtaccccttctaccgcgctattccccatgCTTCCtgcacggctcggtcacgtgacgcgtttcgttcacagtactgacagagagagggtaactttttcccctcgattcgtgctccctcccctcatctggcgacactggttacATTTGCTAATGCATATTCGCTGTATTAGTATATACTGAAACACACTTTTGACTTTATTGAACATTCgattctatttattttaatagagATTCCAAACcaatcaatatttatatttaaagtg from Halictus rubicundus isolate RS-2024b chromosome 8, iyHalRubi1_principal, whole genome shotgun sequence encodes:
- the LOC143356306 gene encoding RYamide receptor isoform X2, with the protein product MSYGEENHTVHILQIYNGSNSTLLELEITCNYFEGSYSLFSTSWFMCIIYFLYGAVFIVALTGNGLVCYVVHSDVRMKTVTNLFIVNLAVSDILMAFFCVPPSFVSLFVLQYWPFGPKLCPIVNFLQAVSVLVSAYTLVAISIDRYRAIMWPLKPKLSKRQAQFLILSVWLLALAISTPLPIVSKLTQPSLQYIVCNHYLCEEVWPSTENRYYYSIALLVLQYVIPIVVLVFTYASIAVVVWGKRPPGEAENVRDKRMARSKRKMVKMMVTVVIVFTICWLPFNILILIIDGPLLKNWSGLPFIWMGLHWLAMSHSCYNPVIYCWMNASFRSGFIIAISRLSGVHRIVRHGTQRNDNNASLVGIPLNAQ
- the LOC143356306 gene encoding RYamide receptor isoform X1, whose translation is MSYGEENHTVHILQIYNGSNSTLLELEITCNYFEGSYSLFSTSWFMCIIYFLYGAVFIVALTGNGLVCYVVHSDVRMKTVTNLFIVNLAVSDILMAFFCVPPSFVSLFVLQYWPFGPKLCPIVNFLQAVSVLVSAYTLVAISIDRYRAIMWPLKPKLSKRQAQFLILSVWLLALAISTPLPIVSKLTQPSLQYIVCNHYLCEEVWPSTENRYYYSIALLVLQYVIPIVVLVFTYASIAVVVWGKRPPGEAENVRDKRMARSKRKMVKMMVTVVIVFTICWLPFNILILIIDGPLLKNWSGLPFIWMGLHWLAMSHSCYNPVIYCWMNASFRSGFIIAISRLSGVHRIVRHGTQRNDNNASLVGIPLNGVDGSGHSGLRRMNTCTTYISVPRQTNGSHNAPVRSASSRYNRFRPHHVQRPQGHTEEQL